From Camelina sativa cultivar DH55 chromosome 7, Cs, whole genome shotgun sequence, one genomic window encodes:
- the LOC104700397 gene encoding gibberellin-regulated protein 12-like, whose translation MAKLIVVFIVSCLLIAIQFSNAEELEIPSEAPAIYKMGRGGSLRPEECPAECRRRCSATSHKKPCLFFCNKCCNTCLCVPS comes from the exons atgGCGAAGCTCATTGTTGTCTTCATTgtatcttgtttgttgattgcaattcaattttctaat GCTGAGGAATTAGAAATTCCAAGTGAAGCACCTGCAATCTATAag ATGGGAAGAGGAGGCTCACTTCGACCAGAAG AATGTCCAGCGGAATGTCGACGCCGATGTTCAGCGACATCTCACAAAAAACCATGTTTGTTCTTTTGCAACAAATGTTGTAACACATGTTTGTGCGTACCATCGTGA